In Aegilops tauschii subsp. strangulata cultivar AL8/78 chromosome 3, Aet v6.0, whole genome shotgun sequence, one genomic interval encodes:
- the LOC109770847 gene encoding monothiol glutaredoxin-S3 — protein MISSTDDVRRTVQAKPVVVVGRRECCMAHVAPCLLLGQGANPAVLEVSDDADPAALVFALWPKDNSTKVATEVAFPVVFIGGRLLGGLDSLMAMHMAGKLVPVLKQAGALWL, from the coding sequence ATGATCAGCAGCACCGACGACGTGCGGAGGACGGTGCAGGCGAAGCCGGTTGTGGTGGTGGGGCGGCGGGAGTGCTGCATGGCGCACGTGGCCCCGTGCCTGCTCCTGGGGCAGGGCGCGAACCCGGCCGTGCTGGAGGTCAGCGACGACGCCGACCCGGCGGCGCTCGTCTTCGCGCTCTGGCCCAAGGACAACAGCACCAAGGTGGCCACCGAAGTCGCCTTCCCTGTGGTGTTCATCGGGGGCAGGCTGCTGGGCGGGCTGGACAGCCTCATGGCCATGCACATGGCCGGCAAGCTCGTGCCGGTCTTGAAGCAGGCAGGAGCCCTCTGGCTTTGA